From Algoriphagus sp. NG3, the proteins below share one genomic window:
- a CDS encoding acyl-CoA dehydrogenase family protein encodes MESVEIRKSLKQDTFEGVDFLDLDDLLTDEHKLIRTSIRDFVKKEISPYIEDWAQKAHFPSEIVKKFGDVGAFGPQIPEQYGGGGLDYISYGLIMQEIERGDSGMRSTASVQGSLVMYPIYKFGSEEQRNKYLPKLASGEMLGCFGLTEPDHGSNPSGMVTNFKDIGDYYLLNGAKMWISNSPEADIAVVWAKNEEGRIHGLIVERGMEGFSTPETHGKWSLRASCTGELVFDNVKVPKENLLPGKSGLGAPLMCLDSARFGIAWGAIGAAMDCYESARKYAAERIQFGKPIAGFQLVQKKLSEMLTEITKAQFLAWKVGKMMNEGKAKTVHISMAKRNNVEMALNIAREARQIHGGMGITGEYPIMRHMMNLESVITYEGTHDIHLLILGQEITGLSAFV; translated from the coding sequence ATGGAGTCAGTTGAAATCCGAAAGTCATTAAAGCAAGACACCTTCGAAGGCGTTGATTTCTTAGATCTAGATGATTTGCTTACAGATGAGCATAAATTGATCAGAACTTCCATCCGGGATTTTGTCAAAAAGGAGATCTCTCCCTACATAGAAGACTGGGCTCAGAAGGCCCACTTCCCTTCCGAAATCGTCAAGAAGTTCGGTGATGTGGGAGCTTTCGGGCCCCAGATTCCCGAGCAGTATGGCGGCGGTGGCTTGGATTACATTTCCTATGGACTGATCATGCAGGAGATAGAGCGCGGGGATTCAGGCATGCGCTCAACGGCTTCCGTGCAAGGTTCGCTGGTGATGTATCCTATCTATAAATTCGGTTCGGAGGAGCAGCGAAACAAATACCTCCCCAAACTAGCCTCAGGAGAAATGCTGGGCTGCTTCGGATTGACCGAGCCTGATCATGGTTCCAATCCTAGCGGAATGGTGACCAATTTCAAGGATATCGGCGATTATTACTTGCTGAATGGCGCCAAGATGTGGATTTCCAATTCACCGGAAGCTGATATCGCAGTAGTCTGGGCAAAGAATGAAGAAGGCAGAATCCACGGTTTGATCGTAGAGCGGGGAATGGAAGGATTTTCTACACCAGAAACCCACGGCAAATGGTCACTTCGGGCTTCCTGCACCGGAGAACTGGTTTTTGATAATGTAAAGGTTCCAAAAGAAAATCTACTTCCCGGCAAATCAGGTTTGGGAGCTCCCCTGATGTGCTTGGATTCTGCACGCTTTGGAATCGCCTGGGGAGCGATCGGTGCTGCGATGGACTGCTACGAGTCTGCCAGAAAGTATGCCGCTGAGCGAATCCAATTTGGCAAACCCATCGCAGGTTTTCAACTGGTGCAGAAGAAACTCTCCGAAATGCTTACCGAAATCACCAAAGCTCAGTTCTTAGCTTGGAAAGTAGGCAAGATGATGAATGAGGGCAAAGCCAAAACTGTCCATATCTCCATGGCCAAGCGAAACAATGTGGAAATGGCTCTTAACATCGCCCGGGAAGCCAGACAAATCCATGGAGGAATGGGCATCACCGGAGAATATCCGATTATGCGTCATATGATGAACCTAGAATCAGTGATTACTTATGAAGGAACTCATGATATCCACTTGCTGATTTTGGGTCAGGAGATTACTGGGTTATCGGCTTTTGTGTAG
- a CDS encoding MATE family efflux transporter: MSGKLTFFAFVIFVKTMTWQLIKDALQGKEQDFTSLTLKTAIFILAIPMILEMMMESAFAVVDIFFVAKLGEHAIATVGLTESVVVLVYAMGFGISMAATALISRRFGEKEYKEAGAAAFQLLIVGGAISIILGVLGWMFAPDILGLMGAEAEVIKTGVNYTRIIFAGNTAIMLLFLLNGAFRGAGQAHHAMRSLWIANGLNMILDPIMIFGLGNWEGYGLEGAAIATTFGRGVGVVYQLYHLFNGKHRLKILKENIMISWEIIKKIMEIAVGGMGQFLIDSVSWIALTRMNAEFGSASLAGFTIAFRILIFTLLPAWGLSGAASTLVGQNLGAKQPERAEKAVWLTTRYTVIFMASVTGIYLLFNQQLAGFFTDIPEVQTVAAQGLWVVVLGYVFFAVGMVLTQAFNGAGDTKTPAWINIGVLWFIEIPLAYVLAFPLGMAHLGIFISISFSHSFHSLVALYFFRKGKWKLMEV, translated from the coding sequence ATGAGCGGAAAATTAACTTTCTTCGCCTTCGTAATTTTTGTAAAGACAATGACCTGGCAATTAATCAAAGACGCCTTACAAGGCAAGGAGCAGGATTTTACTAGCCTAACCCTTAAAACAGCCATTTTCATTCTTGCGATTCCCATGATTCTGGAGATGATGATGGAGTCTGCCTTTGCGGTGGTGGATATCTTCTTTGTCGCAAAATTGGGAGAGCATGCCATCGCAACGGTAGGTTTGACAGAATCTGTAGTAGTACTGGTCTATGCGATGGGATTTGGAATAAGTATGGCCGCTACAGCTTTAATATCCAGAAGATTCGGAGAAAAGGAGTATAAAGAAGCTGGTGCGGCGGCTTTTCAGTTGCTGATAGTAGGTGGGGCAATATCCATTATCCTGGGGGTGCTGGGGTGGATGTTCGCACCCGACATTTTGGGATTAATGGGAGCGGAGGCAGAGGTGATCAAGACCGGCGTGAATTATACCAGAATCATCTTTGCCGGAAATACTGCGATTATGCTTCTGTTCTTACTGAACGGTGCTTTCCGTGGAGCCGGACAGGCACATCATGCAATGCGATCACTTTGGATAGCCAATGGGCTGAACATGATTTTGGATCCGATTATGATTTTTGGCCTAGGAAACTGGGAAGGATATGGGTTGGAAGGTGCAGCAATAGCTACCACTTTTGGAAGAGGGGTGGGGGTAGTTTATCAATTGTACCATCTGTTCAATGGAAAGCACAGACTCAAAATTCTCAAAGAAAACATCATGATTTCCTGGGAGATCATAAAAAAGATCATGGAAATCGCCGTGGGTGGGATGGGGCAGTTCCTAATTGATTCTGTGTCTTGGATAGCACTAACCCGGATGAATGCTGAGTTTGGATCAGCCTCCTTGGCCGGTTTTACCATTGCATTTAGGATTCTGATATTTACACTTTTGCCGGCATGGGGTTTATCCGGAGCTGCATCTACTTTGGTAGGGCAAAACCTCGGAGCCAAGCAACCTGAGCGTGCTGAAAAAGCCGTCTGGTTGACGACAAGATATACGGTGATTTTCATGGCTTCGGTAACAGGGATATATTTGCTTTTTAACCAGCAGCTCGCGGGTTTTTTTACGGATATTCCAGAAGTTCAGACTGTGGCAGCACAGGGTCTTTGGGTGGTCGTGTTAGGTTATGTTTTCTTTGCCGTAGGAATGGTGCTCACTCAGGCATTTAACGGCGCGGGGGATACCAAAACCCCGGCATGGATTAATATTGGTGTGCTTTGGTTTATAGAAATTCCGCTAGCCTATGTGCTTGCTTTTCCATTAGGAATGGCGCATTTGGGGATATTTATTTCCATTTCATTTAGCCATAGTTTTCATTCGTTAGTGGCTCTCTACTTCTTTAGAAAAGGCAAATGGAAGCTTATGGAGGTGTAG
- a CDS encoding ORF6N domain-containing protein → MDKDFSLSSKQIENRIFSIRGVQAMLDSHLAEIYNVTTGRLNEQVKRNSERFPEDFMFQLTQVEWDNLIAQHAKSNLRSQNAILENERGKHRKYLPYVFTEQGVAGLSGVLKSETASKVHVAIMRAFVAMRKLIQENQLIYDRLDRLELKQLETYQQFEQVFKALESKELTPNQGVFL, encoded by the coding sequence ATGGACAAAGATTTTTCATTATCCTCTAAGCAGATTGAAAATCGGATTTTTTCTATCCGAGGAGTTCAGGCTATGCTAGATAGTCACTTAGCGGAGATTTATAATGTCACCACAGGGAGACTAAACGAACAAGTAAAGAGAAATAGTGAGCGATTTCCGGAGGACTTTATGTTTCAGCTTACGCAAGTCGAATGGGACAATTTGATAGCACAACATGCTAAGTCAAATCTAAGATCGCAAAATGCGATCTTAGAAAACGAACGGGGCAAACATCGTAAATACCTTCCTTATGTTTTCACCGAGCAAGGAGTAGCAGGATTGTCAGGAGTACTTAAAAGTGAAACTGCTTCAAAAGTCCATGTGGCAATTATGCGAGCTTTCGTAGCCATGCGCAAACTAATTCAGGAAAACCAATTAATTTATGACCGCTTGGATCGTCTGGAACTAAAACAACTTGAAACCTATCAACAATTTGAACAGGTATTTAAAGCCTTAGAAAGTAAAGAATTGACCCCGAATCAGGGTGTTTTTTTGTGA
- a CDS encoding DUF1573 domain-containing protein yields the protein MIRTEKSLVLVVLICCMCQLAQAQDTIAPRLIWAVNKVDLGTVLEEQGPQLAEFHFTHTQDSLFYIETVVTDCGCTTVDYTQDTLQVGESGTLRVSFDPSSGAGLFSRMIVVKGNLFGVQDTLYIEGNAIPRASDPGGTYRTRKGDLGFRLPKVNVGEVFTNEPKLKQVEVYNFGDKPFYKDSLDYTGPEYIVVSQLTDSIMPNDRGLLQVLYDGSEKNDLGYFEDEVSLNWQDSTTFIQLEVLADVFEYYAPFAKDNLNLVPQLVVEPKEIDLKTIKSTAVQVEHVVFSNRGKQVLEIKKVQGNCECLKLELPKTTLDPGESIQLKVVFDPKGRKGIDQRNIYVFSNDPVNPVQMFLLKSRVE from the coding sequence ATGATTAGAACAGAAAAATCCCTAGTACTAGTAGTGCTTATTTGCTGTATGTGTCAACTTGCACAGGCTCAGGATACTATAGCTCCGAGATTAATCTGGGCAGTGAACAAGGTGGATCTAGGGACTGTTTTGGAAGAGCAGGGGCCTCAGCTGGCAGAATTCCATTTTACCCATACGCAGGATTCCCTTTTTTATATAGAGACCGTAGTCACGGATTGTGGATGCACTACAGTAGATTACACGCAGGACACCCTACAGGTAGGGGAAAGTGGCACCTTGCGGGTATCATTCGATCCCTCCTCAGGTGCTGGGCTGTTTTCAAGAATGATTGTTGTGAAAGGGAATCTGTTTGGTGTTCAGGACACACTCTATATAGAAGGAAATGCTATACCGAGAGCAAGTGACCCGGGAGGGACATACAGAACCCGAAAGGGCGACTTGGGTTTTAGATTGCCGAAGGTTAATGTAGGTGAGGTGTTTACCAATGAGCCTAAACTAAAACAGGTGGAGGTTTACAATTTTGGGGATAAACCCTTTTATAAAGATAGTCTGGACTATACAGGCCCCGAATATATAGTGGTGAGCCAGTTGACCGATTCCATTATGCCCAATGACCGGGGGCTGCTTCAGGTTCTTTATGATGGTTCTGAGAAAAATGATCTGGGGTACTTCGAGGATGAGGTGTCTCTTAATTGGCAAGACAGCACCACTTTTATCCAGTTAGAAGTATTGGCAGATGTCTTTGAATACTATGCGCCATTTGCCAAGGACAACCTGAACCTTGTGCCGCAGCTGGTGGTCGAGCCAAAGGAAATTGACCTGAAGACGATAAAGTCTACTGCTGTTCAGGTAGAGCATGTGGTGTTTAGCAATAGGGGCAAACAGGTGTTGGAAATCAAAAAGGTTCAGGGAAACTGTGAATGTCTAAAGCTTGAACTGCCTAAAACAACGCTTGATCCTGGAGAGTCTATCCAGTTAAAAGTAGTCTTTGATCCCAAAGGGAGAAAGGGGATAGACCAGCGGAATATTTATGTATTCAGCAATGATCCCGTGAATCCAGTGCAGATGTTTTTGCTGAAAAGCAGAGTGGAGTAA
- a CDS encoding DUF1801 domain-containing protein yields MIRMEELVTKYISEATEEQRKIMEAIRLIIHTEVPSVVENFKWSRPVFSTDSDFAYFRTSKAHLTFGFYNYEKIKDHRNLLEGTGKDMRHIKLKRLDDLQPEIIRNWIQQLVN; encoded by the coding sequence ATGATTAGAATGGAAGAGCTGGTAACAAAGTACATTTCTGAAGCAACAGAAGAGCAAAGAAAGATCATGGAAGCGATCCGGTTAATAATTCATACAGAAGTTCCTTCCGTTGTGGAGAACTTTAAGTGGAGCAGACCTGTCTTTTCCACCGATTCGGACTTTGCATACTTTAGAACTTCAAAAGCACATCTGACTTTTGGATTTTATAATTATGAAAAAATAAAAGACCACAGAAATCTTTTAGAAGGGACTGGGAAAGATATGAGACATATTAAGCTAAAAAGGCTGGATGACTTACAACCGGAAATCATCCGAAATTGGATTCAGCAGCTAGTTAATTGA
- a CDS encoding tryptophan 2,3-dioxygenase family protein, producing MAESQFDPKILEKIEQLQGKFKASGQDLLSYLEGLLYSDYLTYWDYINLDVLLSLQQPKTSFKDEKIFIIYHQITELYFKLIISEIEQVADEQLVTEKFLMGKLQRINMYFDQLINSFAVMWKGMEREQFLKFRMSLLPSSGFQSAQYREIELMSCDAFNLLALNKRIDPDFHTPTDEIFENLYWQQGAIELATGEKTLTLKNFEAKYGKKLMELIDAYRRKNIWQRFISIENPSDELVELMKQFDLKANVFWPLAHYKSAVRYLQRDPVDIAATGGTNWQKYLPPRFQKVIFYPELWSESEQEEWGKGWVVKEIFGEDYNV from the coding sequence ATGGCGGAATCCCAGTTTGATCCAAAAATATTAGAGAAAATAGAGCAGCTTCAGGGTAAGTTCAAAGCATCAGGCCAGGATCTGCTATCCTATTTGGAAGGCCTGTTGTATTCGGACTATCTTACGTATTGGGATTATATCAATTTGGATGTCTTGCTGTCCTTGCAGCAGCCTAAGACCTCTTTTAAGGATGAGAAAATCTTTATCATCTACCATCAGATCACAGAGTTGTACTTTAAACTGATTATCTCAGAAATAGAACAGGTAGCTGATGAGCAACTAGTTACGGAGAAATTTTTAATGGGGAAATTGCAGCGGATCAATATGTACTTTGATCAGCTGATCAATTCATTTGCCGTGATGTGGAAAGGAATGGAGCGGGAGCAATTTCTTAAGTTCCGGATGTCCTTATTGCCTTCCAGTGGGTTTCAAAGTGCCCAGTACCGGGAAATAGAATTGATGTCATGCGATGCATTTAATCTTTTGGCGCTGAATAAAAGAATTGACCCTGATTTTCATACACCTACCGACGAGATCTTTGAAAATCTCTACTGGCAGCAGGGGGCAATCGAGCTGGCAACAGGGGAAAAGACCCTTACGCTTAAGAATTTTGAAGCCAAATATGGCAAGAAGTTAATGGAGCTCATCGATGCTTACCGCCGGAAAAACATCTGGCAGAGATTTATCAGCATAGAAAATCCTTCCGATGAACTGGTAGAGTTGATGAAGCAATTCGACCTGAAGGCAAATGTGTTTTGGCCATTGGCGCATTACAAATCTGCTGTAAGATACCTGCAAAGAGACCCTGTGGATATTGCAGCTACAGGTGGAACTAACTGGCAGAAGTATCTTCCTCCCCGCTTCCAAAAGGTGATCTTTTACCCTGAATTATGGTCTGAATCCGAGCAGGAAGAATGGGGGAAAGGCTGGGTAGTGAAGGAGATTTTCGGGGAGGATTATAATGTATAG
- a CDS encoding MATE family efflux transporter: MSKKTDLSQGSLIRSLFTLAWPIIMANILQTAYQLIDTFWLGRLGANAVAAVSISFPILFLVLSLGAGLTLAGTVIVSQFKGAEDDKMIDFASSQTVFVVFLISILLAVVGYFSAAPLMSLVGAGPEILEDSVTYFKVSSFGFVFLFLFFVFQSLMRGIGNVLLPMYIVFGTVLLNLVLDPLFIFGFGTIEGYGVAGAAIASIITQGLSAAAGLFILFRGKQGIKIKLKSMRPQFTWVKRLFELGIPASLEQSSRAAAMTVMVMLVTSYGSEIVAAYGIGARILSLVIVPALGMGIATTTLIGQNIGAGQIKRAEKIGDLSAAVAFFGLTAIGLILFLFAETLTAFFVPNDPQVIKDGARFIKIMSLSFGLLGVQQVLNGVFNGSRFTQASMLISIFSLWVVRFPVAFILSHKTDLSFEGIWWAFPISNLVAALVAFSYYKTGYWKIRTFRNRKQWLESGLG; encoded by the coding sequence ATGAGCAAAAAAACTGATTTGTCACAAGGGAGTTTGATACGAAGCCTTTTTACCTTGGCTTGGCCTATTATCATGGCCAATATTCTTCAGACAGCCTATCAGTTGATAGACACCTTCTGGCTTGGAAGGCTTGGTGCAAATGCCGTGGCGGCAGTCAGCATAAGTTTTCCGATTCTGTTTTTAGTGCTATCGCTGGGAGCAGGATTGACACTGGCAGGTACGGTGATCGTATCCCAGTTCAAAGGGGCGGAGGATGATAAAATGATTGACTTTGCATCCTCCCAGACAGTATTTGTAGTTTTTTTGATCTCAATCCTTCTTGCTGTAGTTGGATATTTCTCGGCGGCTCCATTGATGAGTTTGGTAGGGGCAGGGCCGGAAATATTGGAGGATTCGGTCACTTATTTCAAAGTTTCTTCCTTTGGCTTTGTATTCCTCTTTTTGTTCTTCGTTTTCCAATCCTTGATGAGAGGAATAGGGAATGTACTATTGCCGATGTACATCGTGTTTGGTACAGTGCTGTTGAACTTGGTACTTGACCCGCTTTTTATTTTTGGCTTTGGTACTATTGAAGGCTATGGTGTAGCAGGTGCAGCTATAGCCAGCATCATTACTCAAGGTTTGTCTGCGGCTGCGGGGCTTTTTATACTTTTTAGGGGAAAGCAGGGGATCAAGATAAAATTAAAGAGCATGAGGCCTCAATTTACCTGGGTTAAGCGCCTGTTTGAACTGGGGATTCCGGCGAGCTTGGAGCAGTCCTCCAGAGCGGCTGCCATGACGGTGATGGTGATGCTGGTGACAAGCTATGGAAGTGAAATAGTGGCTGCCTATGGGATAGGGGCCAGGATTCTAAGTTTGGTCATCGTGCCTGCTCTCGGAATGGGCATAGCTACGACCACCCTAATTGGTCAGAATATCGGTGCGGGACAAATCAAACGAGCGGAAAAAATCGGTGATCTGAGTGCAGCTGTTGCATTTTTCGGACTTACGGCGATAGGCCTGATCTTGTTTCTGTTTGCAGAGACTCTGACAGCCTTTTTTGTCCCAAATGATCCACAAGTGATCAAAGACGGCGCAAGATTTATCAAAATTATGAGTCTAAGCTTTGGTCTCCTAGGTGTACAGCAAGTACTGAACGGAGTCTTCAACGGTAGTCGTTTTACCCAGGCATCCATGTTGATTTCCATCTTTAGCCTTTGGGTAGTCCGCTTTCCGGTCGCTTTTATCCTTTCCCATAAGACAGACCTGAGTTTCGAAGGTATCTGGTGGGCATTCCCGATCTCCAACTTAGTTGCCGCATTGGTTGCATTTTCTTATTACAAAACCGGTTACTGGAAAATCAGGACGTTCCGTAACAGAAAGCAATGGTTGGAATCTGGTTTAGGTTAG
- a CDS encoding T9SS type A sorting domain-containing protein: MRIKLFFIYFLVFSLPAFAVKKYASPNGSSSNSGNSVMAAWSLSFALGSSSPLNPGDSLMLADGVYQGVYVSRINGTASKPIKIMAMNSGKAIIDMGLERAAEAGIIINGNNTWFIGLHVTSSDTNRQIDPNSGSTSVANTSGITVYGDNNKLINCWIYDVLGGGVGLWRSGLNLEVYGCVIFNNGSQDAYRGHGHGMYIQHDDVGSPKQIINNFVFQNASQGINIYTTNPVNRGIIVDRNVSFNTGVMADFNPLLFRPPHNLTIGSQNNVSSEVEVLNNFFYSDLQGGRLNASQISNATLGRTYSPNANLKFFGNTVYGGRNQVEFLPTNNLDFRGNLLFNTDGKFIELRGTDKTYSNANWKSNTYINLSSSAAVFDGLSFSDWKNTYGWDSDSKLFSTPQKSVESLIVNNKYVPNLYYVTILNLSNKEIIELDLADFGIKDGQDYVIRDVQNPFDQNQRIVAKTKGSLIPFPMNWDQSMQPKGNMPHQVKHTDKSFGTFILEFAKATETARPEVKDSVAVYLDQDGKGYLSPAEYLKAVPEEDGYTYLSSLGPEVSCSDLGENEVTITIKHQQQSEEWVDVTRVYVLDTIAPTFSYASAYVDFDLVKGNVSIGGQDFEISDAWDNCPTFFDIEIDKSYFTCADIDEESGNITLPVTITVKDLRGNSTVRNSYVFLNFISSTTVSLQNLEELSEGQKIEIKLGDELEYEVLEWFQNWQLIPGEKSKTLEVGEQGVYQAKIRLSSGCITMSQVLYVSENQKPYPPVKEQVDLLLNDKGQGVLSLEQVFQTWPVGNAALDVSLSKSEFNCENIGVQQVTASIKDDQGNTWTEKFEVKVRDADPPKLETKDIEVSFDLSAGEVVLDPEDFVKSLSDNCGTKSLAINKPKLTCGDVGKEVLIEVEALDNSGNKTVKPAKAKVKAVNSKPVVVKGGNSFCTGTKLTLTLEPQAQYEVIGWRRNGAEIPNQKSKSLDIEESGSYHAIIRYAGGCLFETAKFEVQTIANPNGEIAEDGNILRAPDGEFTYKWFKNEVEIGGATSRTLEVHAMGEYAVELTNKAGCTARLAAVTMTISGILQPGIILSEELKIYPNPASSQVELQTVGDLEFAENSLRVYNSSGKDVSSSVELIRQSPSSVTLGISGLAAGTYVIMVESQENRMFVGKLMKR; this comes from the coding sequence ATGAGAATAAAACTATTTTTTATTTACTTTTTGGTTTTTTCGCTCCCGGCATTCGCTGTCAAAAAATATGCGTCGCCAAATGGGAGTTCTTCAAATTCAGGAAACTCAGTGATGGCCGCGTGGTCGCTTTCATTTGCGCTTGGTTCTTCATCGCCATTGAATCCTGGTGATTCTTTGATGTTGGCAGATGGAGTTTATCAGGGTGTTTACGTATCAAGAATTAATGGCACCGCCTCCAAGCCAATTAAAATAATGGCTATGAATTCCGGCAAGGCCATTATAGATATGGGATTAGAGAGAGCTGCAGAAGCGGGGATTATTATCAATGGAAACAATACATGGTTTATAGGACTACATGTTACTTCTTCTGATACAAATAGACAAATCGACCCTAATAGTGGCAGCACATCCGTTGCAAATACCTCTGGAATTACAGTATATGGAGATAATAATAAGTTGATCAACTGTTGGATTTATGATGTATTAGGAGGGGGGGTAGGACTGTGGAGGTCTGGGTTGAACTTGGAAGTTTATGGCTGTGTGATTTTTAACAACGGCTCCCAGGACGCATATCGTGGACATGGGCATGGCATGTATATACAGCATGATGATGTCGGTTCTCCCAAGCAGATTATCAACAATTTTGTTTTCCAGAATGCATCGCAAGGAATAAATATTTATACCACAAATCCAGTAAACCGGGGTATAATCGTGGATCGGAACGTTTCCTTTAATACAGGAGTTATGGCGGATTTTAATCCACTCCTTTTTCGGCCTCCGCATAATCTGACAATAGGTTCTCAAAATAACGTCAGCAGTGAGGTGGAGGTGCTGAATAATTTTTTTTATTCTGATTTGCAAGGAGGAAGACTCAACGCATCGCAGATCAGCAACGCGACCTTGGGCAGAACCTATTCTCCAAATGCCAATCTGAAGTTTTTCGGGAATACAGTATATGGAGGACGAAACCAAGTTGAGTTTTTGCCTACCAATAATCTGGACTTTAGGGGAAATCTTTTATTCAATACTGATGGCAAGTTCATCGAATTGCGTGGGACAGATAAGACCTATTCCAATGCAAATTGGAAATCGAACACCTACATAAATCTATCTTCCAGCGCTGCTGTGTTCGATGGATTAAGCTTTTCTGATTGGAAAAACACCTATGGTTGGGATAGTGATAGCAAGCTGTTTTCTACTCCTCAAAAATCAGTTGAATCCCTGATAGTCAATAATAAATATGTTCCAAATCTATACTATGTCACTATTCTTAACCTTAGCAATAAGGAAATCATAGAGCTTGATTTAGCTGATTTTGGAATAAAAGATGGGCAGGACTATGTAATTAGGGATGTTCAAAATCCATTTGATCAGAACCAGAGAATTGTCGCTAAAACGAAAGGGAGTTTAATTCCTTTTCCTATGAACTGGGACCAATCCATGCAGCCTAAAGGCAACATGCCCCATCAGGTAAAACATACTGATAAATCGTTTGGTACATTTATTCTTGAATTTGCTAAAGCAACGGAGACTGCTCGTCCAGAAGTAAAAGACTCAGTGGCTGTTTACCTTGATCAAGATGGGAAAGGATATCTCAGCCCTGCCGAATATCTAAAAGCTGTACCAGAAGAAGATGGATATACTTATCTAAGTAGTCTGGGGCCGGAGGTGTCCTGTTCAGATCTAGGTGAAAATGAAGTTACCATCACTATCAAGCACCAACAACAGAGTGAAGAGTGGGTAGATGTGACTAGAGTATATGTGCTGGACACCATTGCACCTACTTTTAGTTATGCCAGTGCTTATGTGGATTTTGATTTGGTCAAAGGCAATGTTTCTATAGGCGGTCAGGACTTCGAAATCTCGGATGCATGGGATAATTGCCCCACGTTTTTCGATATAGAAATAGATAAAAGCTACTTTACTTGCGCAGATATAGATGAAGAGTCTGGAAATATAACTTTGCCAGTTACTATTACAGTAAAGGATTTAAGAGGAAATAGTACGGTGAGAAACTCCTATGTGTTTTTAAATTTCATATCATCTACAACTGTTTCTCTTCAGAATCTGGAAGAATTAAGTGAGGGTCAAAAAATTGAGATAAAGCTAGGAGACGAGTTGGAGTATGAAGTATTGGAGTGGTTTCAGAACTGGCAGTTGATCCCGGGCGAAAAGAGCAAAACACTAGAAGTAGGGGAGCAAGGGGTTTATCAAGCCAAAATTAGATTATCATCTGGATGCATCACCATGTCCCAGGTATTATACGTCTCAGAAAATCAAAAACCATATCCTCCTGTGAAGGAGCAGGTAGATTTACTCCTGAATGATAAAGGGCAAGGCGTTCTTAGTTTGGAGCAAGTGTTTCAAACTTGGCCCGTGGGAAATGCTGCTCTTGATGTATCATTAAGTAAAAGTGAATTCAACTGTGAAAATATCGGGGTACAGCAAGTCACAGCAAGTATTAAAGATGACCAGGGAAATACCTGGACGGAGAAGTTTGAGGTAAAAGTCCGGGATGCAGATCCCCCAAAACTGGAAACTAAGGACATTGAAGTATCCTTTGATCTAAGTGCTGGAGAAGTGGTTTTGGATCCGGAAGATTTTGTAAAGTCCTTGTCTGACAATTGTGGAACCAAGAGTTTGGCAATCAATAAACCAAAACTTACCTGCGGGGATGTAGGGAAGGAGGTTCTTATAGAGGTGGAAGCCTTGGATAATTCTGGGAATAAAACAGTGAAGCCAGCTAAAGCCAAGGTAAAGGCTGTAAATAGTAAGCCAGTTGTGGTAAAAGGAGGAAATTCATTCTGTACAGGGACTAAGCTAACGCTGACTTTGGAACCGCAGGCACAATATGAAGTAATAGGCTGGAGAAGAAATGGGGCTGAAATACCAAATCAAAAATCCAAATCTTTGGATATAGAAGAAAGCGGAAGCTATCATGCGATCATTCGCTATGCAGGAGGATGCCTTTTCGAAACGGCGAAATTCGAAGTGCAAACCATAGCCAATCCAAATGGAGAAATTGCCGAAGATGGAAATATCCTGAGGGCACCGGATGGGGAATTTACCTATAAGTGGTTTAAAAATGAGGTAGAGATCGGGGGAGCAACCTCCAGAACCCTAGAAGTACATGCAATGGGAGAATATGCGGTAGAATTGACCAATAAGGCTGGTTGTACCGCCCGGCTTGCTGCTGTGACTATGACGATTTCTGGAATACTGCAGCCAGGGATTATACTCTCGGAGGAGCTCAAAATCTATCCTAACCCTGCCTCTTCCCAAGTGGAATTGCAAACAGTGGGAGATCTGGAATTTGCGGAAAATAGCCTTAGGGTTTATAATTCTTCAGGGAAAGATGTAAGCTCCAGTGTAGAACTTATCCGGCAAAGCCCAAGCTCGGTTACCTTAGGGATCTCCGGATTAGCAGCAGGGACTTATGTGATTATGGTGGAGAGCCAGGAAAACCGGATGTTTGTTGGGAAGTTGATGAAGAGATAG